The sequence below is a genomic window from Streptosporangium lutulentum.
CTCCGGGAGGGTGGCTCCTCGACGAGCGCGCAAGAAGTCACCGAGGAGTTTGTCGCTGTCCATTTCACTACCGTATGTCGTTAATTAGCCAAAAAGGTGGCAATGTCACTCCCTGGTTTGATTCTCGTTCTTCTGCGATGATCCTCATCCGAGGTCTCCTGCCTCCGGGGCCAGGTTCGCCCAGGAGACGGCGAACGCGTCGGGCCCCGGGCCGGGCTGGACGGTGACCGCGCCGTGGCCGCCGAAATGGGCGGGGAAGACGGTGGCGCCGGTCCGGGCCGCCGCGGCCAGGACCCGGCGCCGGGAGGCGCGGGCCGTTTCGGCGTCGAGGTCGAAACAGCTCTTGTAGCCGGGATGCAGGATCTGCACGGGGCTGTGCATCAGGTCTCCGACGAACACGGCCCGGGCGTCACGCGACTCCAGCCAGACCACCGAGGATCCAGGGGTGTGACCGGGCGCCGATTCGAGACGCAGGGTGTCGTCGATGCGGTGCTCCCCCTCCCAGAGGACCAGCTGCCCGGCGCTTTCGATCGGCTCGATGCTGTCGGCGAAGACCAGCCGGAGGTTGTCGAGGCGTCGCCGTTCGTCGTCGGTGTGGGCCGGGAGCATCCGTGCGGTGCCGCCCGGACGGTAGTGGTCGTAGTCGGCGCGCGGAACGAGATAGGTGGCGTTGGGAAACGCCGGGACCCAGCCGCCCGCGTCGAGCCGGGTGTTCCAGCCGACATGGTCGTGGTGCAGGTGGGTGTTGATCACGATGTCAACCTGCTCCGGTCGTACACCGGCCGCACTGAGGCGATCGAGAAAACCGGTGCGCAGGTGAGCGAACTGCGGAACCTGCGGCCGGTCGCGGTCATCGCCGATGCCGGTGTCGACGAGGACGGTCCGGCCGGGGCCACGGATGACCCAGGTCTGGACGAAGATCTGGTAGGCGCCGGTTACGGGGTTCCAGAAGTCCGGGCTGAGCCAGGACCTGTTGGCGTCCCAGACCTCCGCCGGAGCGTCGGGCAGGATCTCGCTCACCGTACGGAGAGATCCCCGCCACTCGACGACGCGCCCGACTTCGAGGTCTCCAAAGGAGATCGTTTCCATCGCGGGCTCCTCAGACCTTTGCCTCGCCTCCTCGGGCGGGCCTTTGCCTTCCTTCGGGCCTCCTCGTCGTGCCCTTCGGTCACGGGTTGTCGTACCCCGTGCCCGGGTCGTCCATCGCGGGGAGTTCCCCCGTGCCTCCTCTCCGCTCACCCGAGCCGTTCTGTCGCGCCTTCCTCGCAGGGACGGTCGCGATTCGCCGCATACAGGTGGCCCACCAGGGAAATGATGCTGTCATGACCTTCTCGGAAGCCCCGCCCGAAACCGACGACGAGATCCGGCGGTACGTCGGGATGGAGGTGATGGCCGCCAGGGTGGAGGCCGAGAGAGCCGGCTGGACCGTGGTGCGCCTACTTGAGGAGGGCATGTTCCGCACGATGGAGTATCAGCCGAACCGGCTCAACCTCACCACCGACGGGGCGATAGACGGTTCCACCGGAACCGGCACCGTGATCGAGGCCGACAACGGCTGATGCGTGGCGGCGCCTTGGGCCAGGCAGGTTTTCTCGGCGGTACGGACGTCGCGGTCCGGCGGGTGCTCACCCTGTACGTCCTGCCGAGAGGCGGGGCGGCCGTTCGGGCCGCGGGCCCGTCCGCTGCCGGTGCGGAGAAGACGGCGGCCACCGCTCGGGCCGCCCGGTAACGCCTCACCCGCGTCGCGGAGCCCGCCGGCCGTCGTCACCGGGTCGACCACGGCCACGGATCTCACCGAAGCCGGATGACCCCCGTGCCCTCGGGTACGGCCGGCTCGGGGGCGTCAGAGGTGGACGGCAGGATCATGTCAACAATGACGCCGATTTCCTTGCCTGTCATTTCCGTCCTTGTGGCTCCGCGTTGAAATCTCCGGGGAAACGCCGTCCGGCCTTTCGTCGGCGGTACGAATCCGCGGCTCGAAGGCACATGGCGGCCAGCCGGGGTGCGATGCCGTGTTTTTCTGATGAATGCCGATAATTGCATTTATATAGTTATGCGCCAAAAATAATGCTTTGCCTCCAAGTGGGGGATTTCATCTGATGTCGCGATTAGTCTGGGTGATGTTCGGCGCCGCATCGGCGTATCCCGAGACTTGGAACCGACGCTCGTCACCCCCGATCAATCGGGGCTCGACCCTCATCTCAGGGAGTGATCTCTGATGCTCAAGCATTTGATCTTCGCCATCACTCTGGCGGTGTCCACACTCCTCGTCACCGGAGCCGTCACCGGCGCCGCGCAGGCCTCCACACCAGGCGTCTGCGCGTCGGCCCACCACGTCACCCAGGCGGCGCCCCCGGACAGCCAATGCGTGACCAGGGCTGACGGCTGCTACTACTGCTACAGCTACAGAACCGGAAGCTGGGAGCGGCAGCATTGCGGCGGCGCCTCCGGTGAGTAGCCACATCGGCGACCAACCTCGACGGACAACGGCGGCCCCGCGAGACGGTGTTTCGCGGGGCCGCCCCGCATTCCGGGATCGAACCGTACGACGTGACCGCACCCGACGAGGGGACGACTTCCCAGGGGTCCGGCTTCCCGAAATGCCGCCACTCACCTACCCCGATGAAGGGCCGGCCGCCGAAGCTGGGATTTTATATATCGGCTCTGTGGATATCACGAGGAAATTCGGTGTCCCGATCATTCTCCCGGTCGCAGACGGCCTTGATCCGGAGCCGATCTGCTGGACTTGAGCCGTGGCAGGCGAGACGATCAGGCTCCTCTTCGCCACCTGCCACTTCGCAGACTCGCGCCGTCGATCACCCCGGAGCCGAATCGAGGGCCGGGCCAAAAGCAGTGCCAATCGTCAGGCCAGTGCCAGGCATATTGCGAATGGCACGGGAATGAGCACGGCCGCGCCAAGCCATGCCGCTAGCCTTCGTCCACGCCGGAGCGGGAGGACCACGTCGATCACGACCACCAGTGCCAATGTGAATACGCCGGTCACCGCCAGGAGAAACATGATGGGACCCGCGTGGTCGAGGGTCGTGTAGTTGCAGTTGGTGAGACCAGGCTTGGTAAGGTCTTCCACGCTCTTGCAGTCCATCGGCATGTACTCGGTCAGCAGCCACCACACCAGATAGAGCGGCACGCTCGCGGGCACACCGAGTCCGAGGTTCGCCAAGACAGGCCCCCAGAGGCCACCTTTGGCTCGTTCCTTGCGCCGGGCATGTGCATCAGTCCCGTCCGCGGTCATCGCCACGCTCCTCTCGTGCTTCCGCTGGCCTTCGAGGAAGGTCGGTACCACCTACGAACCCCTGGCTCGCCCATGACGATCGTCCGGTGTAGCGACCTGGGCTCTTTCGATCCGCCGATCAAGGCCGGCCGAGACCATTCCGCGCATGTTCTGAATCTTCGTGAGGTGCGGTTTCCTCACCGATGAGGGTCGAGATGATCGGTCGATCCGATGAGAGCGGGACCGGCGTACCGAGCGCGGGACAGGTGGACACCGGTGGCTCGTTCGGCAAGGGCAAGAACGCTGGAGACGGGGTTGTCGACGAATTGCGGCTCCTCGTCGTTGACGGGCATGCCGAGGTCGCTGACGTCGGCCCGGAGCAGGTCAGGGTCACCGCCCTCCCGGAAACAATAGCTGTACAGGCCAAAGGTGGTGATCGGCTGACCGTCGACGTAGTAGGCGAAACCATCGTTGTTGAGGGTCGCGCATACCGCGGCCGCTGCCGTTCCTGCGGACAGCAGCCCAACCCTGTGGAAGACGATCCCCGCCCAGCCGTGTTCGATCAGGACGGTTCCACCGCGGGCGGCATAGGCCGCGACGCCGAATCCGGACTCGCACGGAGTGCCTGGGGTGACGTTGATCCGTCGCAGGGCCTCTTCGGGAGACACGCTCTGCACGAAGCCCGCGTAGAGCCAAGTGCTGTCATCACCGTCGGTGAACTCCCGGTAGAGCCATTCATAGGCCGCCGCCGTCGCACCGCTCATCCATGTTCCTTCCGCAAGGGCCGTATCGCGGTGATCATGACAGGAAGAAGTCACGGCGAAGGCGCTCGTTCGACGTGGGCTCGCCTTCGCCGAGAGATGATCAGTCCGACCACGCCGGCGGCGAAGAGGCAGATGCCCAGGTAGATGAGGGGATTGACGAACGCGGGCACCAGGTCGACTCGCCCGCTCTCACCCAGACATTCGGTGTTGTGCAACGGCCACATGCTCGACGGTGCCGGTGAGTAGCCGTAGCCCTCCAGTCCGCATCGGTCCTCGGGATCGGCGAAGTCGAAAAAACCGCCCGACCACAGCCCGGATCCGTATATCGCCATCGCAACGCACGCGCCCGTGACGCTGAGCTTTCCCCAAAGCGTCGTTGCCCGTGGCTTGCGGCCTCGCGCCACGCCGACGACAGTGTGCGCCACCAGCACGACGGCGACGCCCAACAGCACCGGCGAGAAGAGCATGAGAAAGAACAGGGCGAGGAAGAGCGCGTCAAGCATGATGCTCGAAACGATACCGATGTCAGGCCCGTTCCTTCCGCGACATAGGTCCGGGCACTGAGTACGGCGCCGCCCCGGAGCCTCGCCCTGTCTGTCTCCGGCTCAACGCCGGAGTGCACGATCCAACGGTGGCGGCACGAGGGGGACGTCCTCCTGCGGGCCGATCTCCAGTGTTCCCATCGTGCTGTCAGGGGGAACTGCGGTCGGCCACGCTGCCCGGTGGGCTGAGACCGAGGAGCAAACAGACCTGAGGTCGAAGTCCCCCGCGCGGCCAGATGGATAGCCGTACCTATCTAGGTTGTAATCCTAACTAGATGGCTTTACTCTTTAGATAGCGCCGCACGGACCGCTGCCTCTCGGCAGACAGGCATCTCGTGCGGGCCGGGGACAGGCTCTCCCGCAGCCAAGCCCTCGAACAACCGATATCCGCCACCCGCCAAGGAGAAGACCATGGCCGCCCCCACCTCCCGCTCCGCCGTCGCGCTCCTCCCCTCCCTGGTCGCCGCGGAGACCGTGGTGATCGCCAGCGACCTCGGCGACGCCGTCCGCTACGGCCTCGGTGGCCTGGTCCTCGTCGCACTGGTCGCGGTCATCTACCAGCTCGGCCGTACCCGTCGCGTCAAGGGCGCAGGCGGCGCCACTTCGCCGACCGTCTGACGCGTCCTCCTCGTCCTGGGCTCGGCAGCGGTAAAAGGGCGGTCCGGCCTGCGCGTCGATCCAGGTGCGGGGCGACCGGAGTTCACGCTCCAGGGGTGGCGGAACGGGCGGGGCACGGTGTGGACGTGCTCCTGCGGGTCTACGCGAAATGCGTCGACGGCCAAGACGAGGTGGCGAACAAGCGGATCTTGGAAGCGCTCACGCCGTGAGATCCCTGATAGGTGGACAGAAAGAACCCCGGGCAACCCTCGGGGTCCTTCGTCATGTCGGCTCCCACAGCGTCGGAATCGTTCCATGAGCTTCCGAAACACTGGGGCTGACCTGGGAAAACGGGAGTTGGCCCATTCCGCGTACGTTCCGGGAACACTGGCAGACGGCTGCGTTTGACTGCGTCCAGCTGTATGGGCCGAGAAAGATCGCCAGGAACAAAGGCCCAGGTCAGGGCCTTTGTTCCTGGCGAGAAGTGGTAGGGCGCCTGGGACTCGAACCCAGAACCTACGGATTAAAAGTCCGCAGCTCTAACCATTGAGCTAACGCCCCGCAGGTGACAGCGTACCGAGAATAGTGTCCACTAACGCCCGTCGCCAGGCTTGTCGGTGGTCATCTGTTTGCGGAACGGCAGGTAGGGGGTGCGAACGGCTCCTAGAGTGGCAGCCATGACGACATCGGGGCTTGAGTCGGCCCACAGTCCCAGCGTGTCCACGCGTCAAGGTTATGTCGTGGTCGACCTGGAGACCACCGGTTTCTCTCCGGCGAAGGGCGACCAGATCTGTGAGATCGCGCTGATCTCCATGAACCCCGACGGCACGGTCGCCGAGGAGTGGCATTCGCTGATCAACCCTCGCCGCAGCACGGGAGCCGTCCACGTCCACGGCATCACCAACGCCATGGTCGCCGGAGCGCCGGTGATCGAGGAGGTGCTGGACGAGATCTGGCGGCGGATCGCCGGCCGGGTCCTGGTGGCGCACAACGCCTCCTTCGATCTCCGCTTCCTCGGGGTTCTCCCCGGCAGCCACTGGGTGACCGAGACCCTGTGCACGCAGCGGCTCGCCCCTGACTTCCTGCCCGATGGGAAATGGACCCTCGCCGCCTGCTGCGAGCGTGCGGGGATCCCGTTCTCCAACGCCCATGCCGCGCTGGTCGACGCCCGGGCCGCGGCCGAGCTGCTCCGCTTCTACCTGGGAACGGGCGTCTCCTGGCAGGCGGAGCTGAGCAGGGCCGCGCACGCCTGCGACGACTGGCGCCCCTGCGGGCTGTCACAGCGCCCGGCCCGCGGGCGGCAGATCCGTCCGTAGGCGGGCGTGACCGTCAGCGATAGGCGGAGATGCCGGTCAGGGCCTCGCCGAGGACGAGAGTGTGGATCTCCTCGGTTCCCTCGTAGGTCAGGACGCTCTCCAGGTTGTTCATGTGCCGGATCACCGGATACTCCAGCGTGATGCCGTTGCCGCCCAGGATCGTGCGCGCCTGGCGGGCGATGTCCATGGCGGCGCGGACGTTGGCGAGCTTGCCGAAGCTGACCTGGCGGGGGGTGAGGGTGCCCGCGTCCTTCAGACGGCCCAGATGGAGCGCGGTGAGCTGGGACTGCCCCAGACCGACGTACATCCAGGCGAGCTTCTCCTGGGTCAACTGGAAGCCGCCGATGGGCCTGCCGAACTGGACGCGGGTCTTGGAGTATTCGAGGGCGGACTCCAGGCAGGCCCGCGCCGCGCCCACGACGCCCCACAGGATGCCGTAGCGGGCCTCGGACAGGCACGACAGCGGACCCTTCAGGCCACGGACCTCGGGCAGTACGGCTGACGCCGGAAGGCGGACGTCGTCGAAGTAGAGGGACGAGGTCACCGAGGCGCGGAGGGACATCTTCTTGTGGATCTCCGGCGCGGAGAAGCCCGGCGTGTCGGTGGGAACCACGAAACCGCGGATACCGTCGTCGGTCTGGGCCCAGACCACGGCGACGTCGGCGATGGAGCCGTTGGTGATCCACATCTTGGAGCCGTTGAGGATCCAGTCGCCCGAGGGGTCCTGCTTGGCCTGGGTGCGCATGTTGGCGGGATCGGAGCCGTGGTCGGGCTCGGTCAGGCCGAAGCAGCCGATCGCCTCGCCCGCGGCCATCCGGGGCAGCCACTCCTCCTTCTGCTCCGCGGAGCCGTACTTCCAGATCGGGAACATCGCGAGCGAGCCCTGCACGGACACGAACGATCGCAGGCCGGAGTCGCCCGCCTCCAGCTCCCGGCAGGCCACGCCGTACGAGACGGCGTCCAGGCCCGCGCAGCCGTACCCCTGCAGGTGCATGCCCAGCACGCCGAGCGAGCCGAGCACCGGGCCCAGTTCGCGGGCGGGGAAGACCCCCTCCTCGAACCAGTCGCCCACGTGCGGGAGCACCCGGTCCGAGACGAACTCCTTGACGGTGTCACGGATGAGGCGCTGCTCCTCGGAAAGAGCGTCGTCGATGCGCAGGAGGTCGTCCATGAGTGTTCCTTTCTTCGGCCACTGTCAGGGTATTGCCGAGGCTGGGGGAGGGAATGTCAGGGTCGTGCCAGGGGGAATCCCTATGTGATGGAGAGTTCTCGTCGGGCAGTCTGAAGACATGAACGAAAACGACTTCTCAGGCGTCAAGCAGCTCCGCAGGACCAGGGACGGACGGATCGTCGCAGGTGTGGCCTCCGGCCTCGGACGGTACATCGGAATCGACCCCAACATCATCCGCGCGGCCCTCGCCGTCGCCACCTTCTTCGGCGGTCTCGGAGTGGGGATCTACGCGATCGGCTGGTTGCTCCTGCCGGACGAGAACAAGGACAGATCGATCATCCAGGACCTGATCGACAAGAACAAGGACAACCCGGTCTGGCAGGACGCGAAGTCCAAGGCCGAGCAGGGCTGGGCCAAGGCCGAGGAGGGGTGGAACAAGGCCACCACCCAGAACCGGGCCCCGCAGCACCCGTCCTACCAGGACGCGGCTCCGCAGTATTCGGACCCCACCCCGTACCGCACGGCGCCGCACGGCGGCGACTCCAAGCCCCAGGTGTGACTCAGGAGTTCGCCTCCGCGCGAACCTTTTCGATGATCTCCCCGCGGGACTTCCTCCAGAGCATGGCCAGCGCGGCGGCTACCAGCAGTCCGGCCGCGCCGGCCAGTGCGACCACGAGTTCGGGGCCGAGGGGATTGGCCGCGGCCCCGCCGACAAGGATGCCGACGCCCTGAGCGGCCAGCAGGCCTGACTGCACCAGCCCGAAGGCCTGGCCCCGCTGTTCGGCGGGCACGCACTGCACGAACGCGGCATTGGCCGCGAGCTGATAGGCACCACCGACGCCGGATATGAACCACAGGATCAGAACGGCGATGAGCGGCGGCCGCATCGCGCACAGGATCAACGGCGCGCAGGTCAGCATCGCCATCCACCCCATCGCGCGCAGCCGCTTTGATGGGGGGACGTAACGACTGAACAGGAACGCGCCGACGACGGTCCCGGTCGGCATGGCGCCCATCAGCAGACCGGCGATGAGCGAGATCTCCTCCGGATCATCGGTCAGCCTGGCGGCGTAAGGGGTCGCGAGCCCCTCGGGAAGCACGTAGAAGCCGCACAACCAGGCGAAGAGCACCAGCGTCCGCAGCCGAGGGTCGCCGAAGACCAGCTTGGCGCCGGTGTATGTCATGGTCCACATCGAGGGACCGCCGGCGTCGCTCCGAAGGGGCGCCGGGCGCCGCCGCACACCGGAGACGAGGATGAGCGCGGAGGCCATGAACGTGGCCGCGTCGAGTGCCAGCGCGCGGTACGGGCCCATCCCCATGATCAAGGCGCCGCCGAGGGCGAAGCCCAGCATCTGCGCACCCTGGTTGGTCATGTTCTGAAGCGCCGAACCCGCGACGTAGCGGTCGCCTTCGAGCAGTTCGGGCAGGAGCGCCGCGCGGGCGGCCGAGAACGGCGCGCTGAGCAGCACCACGCAGAAGACCAGCACGCACAGCGTGAGGAACTGGGTGCCGGGAATCGCCATGAGCGCGACCATGACGGCGCGGAGCACATCGCAGATGATCATGATGCGTCGCCGGGGATAGCGGTCGGCGAGGCCCGCGAGCAGTGGCCCGCCGATGATCGGCGGCAGATAGGTCAGGGCGTAGACCGACGCCGTGGCCAGTGCCGAGTGCGTCCCTTCGAAGACGAGGACGGACAGCGCCACTCGTGAGAGTTGATCGCCGAGAAGTGAAAGCCCCTGGCCGATCCAGAGCGCGCGAAACTCCCTGATGGCGATGACCTCGCCGTAGGTCGCTTGGCGTTCCGCCGGACGGCGGTGCCGCCCGGGTAGCCGGCCGGATTTGATGGCCGCCATAGGACTCCGCTGAGCTCGCAGGCATATTGACTGAGGGTGTTCAGTGTGTAACCTACGGTGCCTGCTGGAAGGCCGACGCGCAACCGAAAGCGGTCAAGCGAATGCAAACTGTAGTCATAAGTGGAGATATTTCGGGCACTGCGGCGTTTGAGAGTTTTGCGAGCTTAGCTACCAGCCGAGTTGATGTAGACGGTCATCGTCGATGCCGAAATGGTGGGCTATCTCGTGGATTACCGTGATCTGCACTTCTCTCACGACGTCATCCTCGGTGTCGCAGATTGAGCAGATCGGGTTGCGGTAGATCTCGATTCGGTCGGGTAACACTCCTGCGTACCAGTCGCCACGCTCGGTGAGCGGAATGCCCGTGTAAAGGCCCAGTAGATCCGGCTCGGGTGGGTCGTCCACGACGACCATCACCACGTTGTCCATGACTTTTGTCAGCTCAGAGGGGATCGTGTCCAGTGCTTCGGCCACGAGCTCTTCGAACTTTTCTCTCGAGACCTCGATCACACCCGTCATTCTGCCCGGTGTTCCCGGGTAGAGGTGGAGGCGTATGAATCTCACAGGCTGGAATGAGGTCGCCCGTCGCTTCGCGAAGGGGCGGATCGTACGCGCGACGGCGGTCGTCGTCGTCGCCGTCGCCGGTGCCTGGATGGGCATCATGCTGGGCGGCGCCATACGGACCAACGTCGGCCCCGTGGAGCTTGGCATGACGGCGGAGCCCTCGTGGGCGGGGGAGACCGTCGTGGACGCTCACCCTTTCGGCACACTTCTGTTCGACACCCACAACGCCCCGGTCGACCTGCGCATCACCCTTGAGAACATCAATCCCGATCGGGCCAAGGCGATCCTGATGGACGCGAAGTTCTCCGACCGGCTTCCCGCGATGCTGGAGAAGGAGCTGGGAGACGGAGTCAGGACGCTGATCCTGCGCGCCGCTCTCTGCGGCCTGGCGGGAGGCCTGATCGCCACGCTGATCGTCTTTCGCCGGCCCAAGGAGGCCCTGGCGGGTCTGGTGGGCGCCGCCGTCCTGATCGCCGGTACGGGCGCGGCCGTCGTCCTGACGTTCCGCCCGGACTCGGTGGTGGAGCCGAAATACACCGGACTGCTGACCGGCGCGCCGTCTCTGGTCGGCGACGCCGAGTCGATCGTGACCAGATTCGAGTCCTACCGCCTCCAGCTCGCCAAACTGGTCAACAACGTCTCCCAGCTGTACGACACG
It includes:
- a CDS encoding MBL fold metallo-hydrolase yields the protein METISFGDLEVGRVVEWRGSLRTVSEILPDAPAEVWDANRSWLSPDFWNPVTGAYQIFVQTWVIRGPGRTVLVDTGIGDDRDRPQVPQFAHLRTGFLDRLSAAGVRPEQVDIVINTHLHHDHVGWNTRLDAGGWVPAFPNATYLVPRADYDHYRPGGTARMLPAHTDDERRRLDNLRLVFADSIEPIESAGQLVLWEGEHRIDDTLRLESAPGHTPGSSVVWLESRDARAVFVGDLMHSPVQILHPGYKSCFDLDAETARASRRRVLAAAARTGATVFPAHFGGHGAVTVQPGPGPDAFAVSWANLAPEAGDLG
- a CDS encoding I78 family peptidase inhibitor produces the protein MTFSEAPPETDDEIRRYVGMEVMAARVEAERAGWTVVRLLEEGMFRTMEYQPNRLNLTTDGAIDGSTGTGTVIEADNG
- a CDS encoding DUF6461 domain-containing protein, encoding MSGATAAAYEWLYREFTDGDDSTWLYAGFVQSVSPEEALRRINVTPGTPCESGFGVAAYAARGGTVLIEHGWAGIVFHRVGLLSAGTAAAAVCATLNNDGFAYYVDGQPITTFGLYSYCFREGGDPDLLRADVSDLGMPVNDEEPQFVDNPVSSVLALAERATGVHLSRARYAGPALIGSTDHLDPHR
- a CDS encoding 3'-5' exonuclease, encoding MSTRQGYVVVDLETTGFSPAKGDQICEIALISMNPDGTVAEEWHSLINPRRSTGAVHVHGITNAMVAGAPVIEEVLDEIWRRIAGRVLVAHNASFDLRFLGVLPGSHWVTETLCTQRLAPDFLPDGKWTLAACCERAGIPFSNAHAALVDARAAAELLRFYLGTGVSWQAELSRAAHACDDWRPCGLSQRPARGRQIRP
- a CDS encoding acyl-CoA dehydrogenase family protein: MDDLLRIDDALSEEQRLIRDTVKEFVSDRVLPHVGDWFEEGVFPARELGPVLGSLGVLGMHLQGYGCAGLDAVSYGVACRELEAGDSGLRSFVSVQGSLAMFPIWKYGSAEQKEEWLPRMAAGEAIGCFGLTEPDHGSDPANMRTQAKQDPSGDWILNGSKMWITNGSIADVAVVWAQTDDGIRGFVVPTDTPGFSAPEIHKKMSLRASVTSSLYFDDVRLPASAVLPEVRGLKGPLSCLSEARYGILWGVVGAARACLESALEYSKTRVQFGRPIGGFQLTQEKLAWMYVGLGQSQLTALHLGRLKDAGTLTPRQVSFGKLANVRAAMDIARQARTILGGNGITLEYPVIRHMNNLESVLTYEGTEEIHTLVLGEALTGISAYR
- a CDS encoding PspC domain-containing protein, giving the protein MNENDFSGVKQLRRTRDGRIVAGVASGLGRYIGIDPNIIRAALAVATFFGGLGVGIYAIGWLLLPDENKDRSIIQDLIDKNKDNPVWQDAKSKAEQGWAKAEEGWNKATTQNRAPQHPSYQDAAPQYSDPTPYRTAPHGGDSKPQV
- a CDS encoding MFS transporter, which encodes MAAIKSGRLPGRHRRPAERQATYGEVIAIREFRALWIGQGLSLLGDQLSRVALSVLVFEGTHSALATASVYALTYLPPIIGGPLLAGLADRYPRRRIMIICDVLRAVMVALMAIPGTQFLTLCVLVFCVVLLSAPFSAARAALLPELLEGDRYVAGSALQNMTNQGAQMLGFALGGALIMGMGPYRALALDAATFMASALILVSGVRRRPAPLRSDAGGPSMWTMTYTGAKLVFGDPRLRTLVLFAWLCGFYVLPEGLATPYAARLTDDPEEISLIAGLLMGAMPTGTVVGAFLFSRYVPPSKRLRAMGWMAMLTCAPLILCAMRPPLIAVLILWFISGVGGAYQLAANAAFVQCVPAEQRGQAFGLVQSGLLAAQGVGILVGGAAANPLGPELVVALAGAAGLLVAAALAMLWRKSRGEIIEKVRAEANS
- a CDS encoding metallopeptidase family protein; amino-acid sequence: MTGVIEVSREKFEELVAEALDTIPSELTKVMDNVVMVVVDDPPEPDLLGLYTGIPLTERGDWYAGVLPDRIEIYRNPICSICDTEDDVVREVQITVIHEIAHHFGIDDDRLHQLGW